A single genomic interval of Desulfovibrio sp. harbors:
- a CDS encoding ATP-dependent helicase → MIDYAQALNQAQYQAATSGDGPVLVVAGAGSGKTRTIVYRLAWLAENGVSPDAMLLLTFTRKAAQEMLHRAGLLLNQGLTGVQGGTFHAFSFSVLRRWKPAWLADRPFTVMDAADITAAVKHCKDTLKLGKGDKSFPKTQTVVGLLSKARNKELPLDEVLRREAFHLLPHAESLTRLGEAYNAYRREKGLMDYDDLLFELEDLLRTNALAAASLRQRFSHILVDEYQDTNLVQARIVRLLAGPEDGPPGNVMAVGDEAQSIYAFRGANVRNILDFPNFFPGTKVVRLEENYRSTKPVLDVANSLLAHAAESFHKNLFTRKEGGEPVRLVTPLSDASQAKLVVRRVEDLLREHLPHEIAVLFRAGFHSYNLEMALNQAGIGFRKYGGLRYTEAAHVKDVMAYARLLLNPLDLPAFARVAAQHSGIGPKTVEKLYAVARSGDAAATEKAFGKHVGFLEDMRFINDLRARPMAPSSTLAAILEHYRPRLETLYPEDWPRRQQGLEEIIQMASGYVHLDLFLADLALESPEEDENDAEGKITLSTVHSAKGLEWNAVCIIDLVEDRFPSRHALARPEDFEEERRLMYVACTRARKHLDLYAPASLYNRAERGSQHVNQSPFVRELAPGLVEEWVEGFGGGLSRRTPGSFGGTATYQPLARPLARPQAYSQAHSQAHSQASRDYAAFDDCQLPPEQDNAASGLNFARPHSLAPRQENPAEGESQTAGSSGTTGTGSTAASQGQLCYCTHRIFGRGKIIKHLSPEKVQVNFPGFGLKVILSEYLLMEN, encoded by the coding sequence ATGATCGACTACGCTCAAGCGCTCAACCAAGCCCAATACCAGGCAGCCACCAGCGGCGACGGCCCCGTGCTGGTGGTGGCCGGCGCGGGCAGCGGCAAAACCCGCACCATTGTCTACCGTCTGGCCTGGCTGGCCGAAAACGGCGTCTCGCCCGACGCCATGCTGCTGCTCACCTTTACCCGCAAGGCCGCGCAGGAAATGCTGCACCGCGCGGGACTGTTGCTGAATCAGGGGCTTACCGGCGTGCAGGGCGGCACCTTTCACGCCTTTTCGTTCAGCGTGCTGCGCCGTTGGAAACCCGCGTGGCTGGCCGACCGCCCCTTTACGGTTATGGACGCCGCAGACATCACGGCAGCGGTCAAGCACTGCAAGGACACTCTCAAGCTGGGCAAGGGCGACAAATCCTTTCCCAAAACCCAGACCGTGGTGGGCCTGCTCAGCAAGGCGCGCAACAAGGAACTGCCGCTGGACGAAGTGCTGCGGCGCGAGGCCTTTCACCTGCTGCCCCATGCCGAAAGCCTGACCCGCCTGGGCGAGGCCTACAACGCCTACAGGCGCGAAAAAGGCCTCATGGACTATGACGACCTGCTTTTTGAACTTGAAGATCTGCTGCGCACCAATGCCCTGGCCGCCGCCAGCCTGCGCCAGCGCTTCAGCCACATTCTTGTGGACGAATATCAGGACACCAACCTCGTGCAGGCGCGCATCGTGCGTCTGCTGGCCGGGCCGGAAGACGGCCCCCCGGGCAACGTCATGGCCGTGGGCGACGAGGCCCAGTCCATCTACGCCTTCCGGGGGGCGAACGTCCGCAACATTCTGGATTTCCCCAATTTTTTCCCCGGCACCAAGGTCGTACGGCTGGAGGAGAACTACAGGTCAACCAAGCCCGTGCTGGATGTGGCCAACAGCCTGCTGGCCCATGCGGCGGAGTCCTTTCATAAAAACCTGTTCACCAGAAAGGAAGGCGGCGAGCCGGTGCGCCTGGTCACGCCCCTGAGCGATGCCAGCCAGGCCAAGCTTGTGGTGCGCCGTGTGGAGGACCTGCTGCGCGAGCACTTGCCCCACGAAATCGCGGTGCTCTTCCGTGCGGGCTTCCACTCCTACAATCTTGAAATGGCGCTCAACCAGGCCGGCATCGGCTTTCGCAAGTACGGCGGCCTGCGCTATACCGAGGCGGCCCACGTCAAGGACGTCATGGCCTACGCCCGCCTGCTGCTCAACCCGCTGGACCTGCCCGCCTTTGCCCGCGTGGCCGCCCAGCACAGCGGCATCGGCCCCAAAACCGTGGAAAAGCTCTATGCCGTGGCGCGCAGCGGCGACGCGGCCGCCACGGAAAAAGCCTTTGGCAAACACGTGGGCTTTCTGGAAGACATGCGCTTCATCAACGACCTGCGCGCGCGCCCCATGGCCCCATCGTCCACGCTGGCGGCCATACTGGAGCACTACCGCCCCCGGCTGGAAACCCTGTACCCCGAAGACTGGCCCCGCCGTCAGCAGGGTCTTGAAGAAATCATTCAGATGGCTTCTGGCTACGTGCATCTGGATCTTTTTCTGGCCGATCTGGCGCTGGAGTCGCCCGAAGAGGACGAAAACGACGCCGAAGGCAAGATTACCCTTTCCACCGTGCATTCGGCCAAGGGGCTGGAATGGAACGCCGTGTGCATCATCGATCTTGTGGAAGACCGCTTTCCCTCGCGTCACGCCCTGGCGCGGCCCGAAGATTTTGAAGAAGAACGCCGCCTCATGTACGTGGCCTGCACCCGCGCCCGCAAACATCTGGACCTCTACGCCCCGGCCTCCCTGTACAACAGGGCCGAGCGCGGCAGTCAGCACGTGAACCAGAGCCCCTTTGTGCGCGAACTGGCCCCAGGCCTTGTGGAAGAATGGGTGGAGGGCTTTGGCGGCGGTCTTTCACGCCGCACGCCGGGCAGCTTCGGCGGCACTGCTACGTACCAGCCACTGGCCCGGCCCCTGGCCCGCCCGCAGGCATACTCGCAGGCACATTCGCAGGCACATTCGCAGGCCAGTCGCGATTACGCCGCCTTTGACGATTGCCAGTTGCCTCCGGAACAGGATAATGCCGCGTCCGGCCTGAACTTTGCGCGGCCGCACAGTCTTGCCCCCCGTCAGGAAAACCCGGCCGAGGGTGAAAGCCAAACAGCTGGCAGTTCCGGCACAACGGGCACAGGCAGCACTGCCGCCAGCCAGGGGCAACTCTGCTACTGCACCCACCGCATCTTCGGGCGCGGCAAGATTATCAAGCATCTGTCGCCCGAAAAGGTGCAGGTGAACTTTCCCGGCTTCGGCCTCAAGGTCATTTTGAGCGAATACCTGCTCATGGAGAATTGA
- a CDS encoding multidrug effflux MFS transporter — MSFSQNDLVVGPGARLSRGRRLLFALLLAMLGAFGPLSIDTYLPSLPQIAGDLSISTAASQITITAFLMGMAIGQIFIGPISDSRGRRGPLLLALAFFTLASFLCAKASSGEGFIALRFAQGLSGAGGVVLSRAIACDLFRGPELTSFMAVLAAIQSVAPIVAPLLGGGLAALGNWHAVFLFLTGFGLLLVCLCGWLLPETLLPEARRPGGVLAAMRYSGKLFSEKAFMCFAGVQGFTMAGFFGYVAASPFILQDMYGFSSTAYALIFGANALSLSFMAVITGRLARRVKEEKLLVAGNVLRWVACLAVLGVTLARPVSPWPLIAALYCMITLQGVTFATSFTLGIAAQDVGAGAASGVIGVAAFIFGACSSPLVGLAGPGTAVPLGIVCAVTGSAALILSLMGTRALRLRRERLAAS, encoded by the coding sequence ATGAGTTTTTCACAGAATGACCTTGTCGTCGGCCCCGGCGCACGGCTGAGCCGTGGCCGCAGGCTTCTTTTCGCGCTGCTGCTGGCCATGCTGGGGGCATTCGGCCCCTTGAGCATAGACACCTATTTGCCGAGCCTGCCCCAGATCGCCGGGGATCTTTCCATCTCGACGGCGGCCTCGCAGATCACCATTACCGCCTTTCTGATGGGTATGGCCATCGGGCAGATATTCATAGGCCCCATTTCAGACAGTCGCGGGCGGCGTGGCCCCCTGCTGCTGGCGCTGGCCTTCTTTACCCTTGCGTCATTTCTTTGCGCCAAGGCCAGCTCCGGCGAAGGTTTTATTGCCCTGCGGTTTGCGCAGGGGCTCAGCGGGGCAGGGGGCGTGGTGCTCTCACGCGCCATTGCCTGCGACCTTTTTCGCGGGCCGGAGCTCACAAGCTTCATGGCCGTGCTTGCCGCCATACAGAGCGTGGCCCCCATTGTGGCCCCGCTTTTGGGCGGCGGACTGGCCGCGCTGGGCAACTGGCATGCGGTATTTCTCTTTCTGACGGGCTTTGGCCTGCTGCTTGTGTGCCTGTGCGGCTGGCTGCTGCCGGAAACCCTGCTTCCTGAGGCCCGGCGGCCCGGCGGCGTGCTTGCCGCCATGCGCTACTCGGGCAAACTCTTCAGCGAAAAAGCCTTCATGTGCTTTGCCGGGGTGCAGGGGTTCACCATGGCCGGATTTTTCGGCTATGTGGCTGCCTCACCCTTTATTTTGCAGGATATGTACGGTTTTTCGTCCACGGCCTATGCCCTGATCTTTGGGGCCAACGCGCTCAGCCTGTCCTTCATGGCCGTCATTACGGGGCGGCTGGCCCGCCGCGTCAAGGAGGAAAAGCTGCTTGTGGCAGGAAACGTCCTGCGCTGGGTGGCCTGCCTGGCAGTGCTGGGCGTGACCCTGGCGCGTCCGGTCTCGCCCTGGCCCCTTATAGCCGCCCTGTATTGCATGATCACGCTTCAGGGTGTGACCTTCGCCACCAGCTTCACCCTTGGCATCGCGGCGCAGGATGTGGGCGCGGGCGCGGCTTCGGGCGTGATCGGCGTGGCAGCCTTTATCTTCGGGGCGTGCTCCTCCCCGCTGGTGGGCCTGGCAGGGCCGGGAACCGCTGTGCCTCTGGGGATAGTCTGCGCAGTGACGGGAAGCGCCGCCCTGATTTTGAGCCTTATGGGCACCAGGGCGCTGCGCCTGCGGCGCGAGCGTCTGGCCGCATCTTAA
- the speB gene encoding agmatinase yields MQHFLASEYSPSRPEQAAFHIIPVPLEQSVSYGAGTAHGPEALLTASQQLEAWESGLTPGESGFYTAPPVDCSGPIEGVIDRIEAATAQALACKALPVLLGGEHTVSLGALRALAKQAQSTGEPFGIVQFDAHADLRSSYEGSPYSHACVMHRAVADLGLPLVQFGVRDFCREEAEVRKAHNVTHYDAYFMARVGLPELPLPEGFPQRIYITFDVDAFDASLMPATGTPSPGGLSWREAQFILERCVEGRQVVGLDVVELAPIAGLHHCDFTAAKLTHLLMGLAVAANSRS; encoded by the coding sequence ATGCAGCATTTTCTTGCATCGGAATACAGCCCTTCCCGGCCCGAACAGGCCGCCTTTCATATTATCCCCGTTCCGCTGGAGCAGAGCGTTTCTTACGGCGCTGGCACGGCCCACGGCCCGGAAGCCCTGCTCACGGCCTCTCAGCAGCTTGAAGCCTGGGAAAGCGGCCTTACTCCAGGAGAATCAGGTTTTTATACCGCCCCGCCTGTGGACTGTAGCGGCCCCATTGAGGGGGTCATTGACCGCATCGAGGCCGCCACGGCACAGGCGCTTGCCTGCAAGGCCCTGCCGGTGCTGCTTGGCGGCGAGCATACGGTGAGCCTTGGCGCGTTGCGCGCCCTGGCAAAACAGGCGCAGAGCACGGGCGAACCCTTTGGTATTGTGCAGTTTGACGCCCATGCCGATCTGCGTTCAAGCTATGAGGGCAGCCCCTATTCGCATGCCTGCGTCATGCACCGCGCTGTGGCTGACCTGGGCCTGCCGCTGGTGCAGTTTGGCGTGCGCGACTTTTGCCGTGAGGAGGCCGAGGTGCGCAAGGCGCACAACGTCACCCACTACGACGCCTATTTCATGGCCCGTGTGGGCCTGCCCGAACTGCCCCTGCCAGAGGGCTTCCCCCAGCGGATTTACATCACCTTTGACGTGGACGCCTTTGACGCCTCCCTCATGCCTGCCACCGGAACGCCGTCGCCCGGCGGCTTGAGCTGGCGCGAGGCCCAGTTCATTCTTGAGCGCTGCGTGGAAGGGCGTCAGGTCGTGGGGCTGGACGTGGTGGAGCTTGCCCCCATTGCGGGTCTGCACCACTGTGATTTTACGGCGGCCAAGCTGACGCATCTGCTTATGGGGCTGGCGGTGGCGGCCAACAGCCGTTCCTGA
- the panB gene encoding 3-methyl-2-oxobutanoate hydroxymethyltransferase: MKNTVVTFRAAKGQDKLVVLTAYDYSTARVMDDAGVNALLVGDSLGMVMLGYEDTLSVTMDDMIRHCGAVARAAAQALVICDMPYMSYHTSVDEAVRNAGRLVTEGHAQAVKLEGGSEFCDVVKALVRASIPVMGHLGLTPQSVNAFGGFRMQGKTPSAAQKLLDDARALQDAGAFALVLECVPAALAARVTRELVIPVIGIGAGAECDGQVLVWQDMTGLNTRPLPRFVKYFGSVDKALRDAIEAYTREVRAGAFPGEEHCYPLPEGMEKAVKKLK; the protein is encoded by the coding sequence ATGAAGAACACTGTGGTCACATTTCGCGCCGCCAAGGGGCAGGACAAGCTTGTGGTGCTTACCGCCTACGACTACAGCACGGCCCGCGTTATGGACGACGCCGGGGTCAACGCCCTGCTGGTGGGGGATTCGCTCGGCATGGTCATGCTGGGGTACGAGGATACGCTCAGCGTCACCATGGACGACATGATACGCCATTGCGGCGCTGTGGCGCGGGCAGCGGCGCAGGCCCTTGTGATCTGCGACATGCCCTACATGAGCTATCACACCAGTGTGGATGAAGCCGTGCGCAATGCGGGCAGGCTGGTAACAGAAGGGCACGCCCAGGCCGTCAAGCTTGAAGGCGGTTCGGAATTTTGCGACGTGGTCAAGGCTCTTGTGCGGGCGTCCATACCCGTCATGGGGCATCTGGGGCTTACCCCCCAGTCTGTCAACGCCTTCGGCGGGTTCAGGATGCAGGGCAAGACGCCCAGCGCTGCCCAGAAACTGCTGGACGACGCCCGCGCCCTTCAGGATGCCGGGGCCTTTGCCCTTGTGCTGGAATGCGTGCCCGCCGCCCTGGCAGCCCGCGTCACCAGGGAGCTTGTTATCCCCGTCATCGGCATAGGCGCTGGCGCGGAATGCGACGGGCAGGTGCTGGTCTGGCAGGACATGACCGGCCTGAACACCCGGCCTTTGCCGCGCTTTGTCAAATATTTCGGCTCGGTGGACAAGGCCCTGCGCGACGCCATCGAGGCCTACACCCGTGAAGTGCGCGCCGGGGCTTTTCCCGGTGAGGAGCACTGCTACCCCCTGCCAGAGGGTATGGAAAAAGCCGTCAAAAAGCTCAAATAG
- the nspC gene encoding carboxynorspermidine decarboxylase, with protein MHCQHLLFDPARIPSPCFVLDENQLLTNAAILNTVQERTGAKILLALKGYAAWATFPLLSRFTGHGPLWGACASSVDEARLAREEFGGEVHSFAAAWNKREVAELLTLTDHIVFNSIAQWREFAPAIEAWNHGRCPDRQIQCGLRINPEHSEGAAEIYNPCAPGSRLGIRRKHFDPTALDGISGLHFHTLCEQGSDALERTLAAVEKNFGQWLPRCKWINMGGGHHITKPGYDIDLLCSLLIQWRDRYQAQIYLEPGEAVALDAGWLVTTVLDVIEADMPIVILDIGVPCHMPDVIEMPYRPRVTYEHDGAAVQAGEAGQRAWTCRLAGKSCLAGDVAGEYSFDAPLKPGQRLIFEDMAIYSMVKTTTFNGLRLPSIGICGQDASGETDFRMLRQFGYADFKTRLS; from the coding sequence ATGCACTGTCAGCACCTTCTCTTTGACCCGGCCCGCATCCCCTCACCCTGCTTTGTTCTGGACGAAAACCAGCTTCTGACCAATGCGGCCATCCTCAACACCGTACAGGAGCGCACCGGGGCAAAAATCCTTCTCGCCCTCAAGGGTTATGCGGCCTGGGCGACCTTTCCCCTGCTTTCCCGCTTCACGGGGCACGGCCCCCTGTGGGGCGCCTGCGCCAGTTCTGTGGACGAAGCCCGCCTGGCCCGCGAGGAATTCGGCGGCGAGGTTCACTCCTTCGCCGCAGCCTGGAACAAGCGCGAAGTGGCGGAACTGCTGACGCTGACAGACCACATCGTCTTCAACTCCATTGCGCAGTGGCGCGAATTCGCGCCCGCCATCGAAGCGTGGAATCACGGCCGCTGCCCTGACAGACAGATACAGTGCGGCCTGCGCATCAATCCGGAACATTCCGAAGGCGCTGCGGAAATATACAATCCCTGCGCGCCCGGCTCACGCCTTGGCATACGGCGCAAACATTTCGACCCCACGGCTCTGGACGGCATCTCCGGCCTGCATTTTCACACGCTCTGCGAGCAGGGATCGGACGCGCTGGAGCGCACCCTGGCCGCTGTGGAGAAAAATTTCGGCCAGTGGCTGCCCCGTTGCAAATGGATCAACATGGGCGGCGGGCATCACATTACCAAGCCGGGCTATGACATAGACCTGCTCTGCAGCCTGCTCATCCAGTGGCGCGACCGCTATCAGGCGCAGATTTACCTTGAGCCCGGCGAGGCGGTGGCCCTGGACGCGGGCTGGCTAGTCACCACGGTGCTGGACGTTATCGAGGCCGACATGCCCATCGTCATTCTGGACATAGGCGTGCCCTGCCACATGCCCGACGTTATTGAAATGCCGTACAGGCCGCGCGTGACGTATGAACACGACGGCGCAGCCGTGCAGGCTGGCGAGGCGGGCCAAAGGGCCTGGACCTGCCGTCTGGCGGGCAAGTCATGCCTGGCGGGCGATGTGGCTGGCGAATATTCCTTTGACGCGCCCCTCAAGCCGGGGCAACGCCTCATATTTGAAGACATGGCCATATACAGCATGGTCAAGACCACCACCTTCAACGGTCTGCGCCTGCCCTCCATCGGCATCTGCGGCCAGGATGCCAGCGGCGAAACGGACTTTCGCATGCTGCGCCAGTTCGGCTACGCGGATTTTAAAACCCGGCTTTCCTGA
- a CDS encoding VOC family protein, with amino-acid sequence MRYAHTNLIAKNWRSLSLFYQKVFECKPVPPERNLKGAWLERLTGMPDVHIVGEHLRLPGYDDAGPTLEIFSYDTSTSGVPKLNLHGFSHIAFEVESVADTVKLLLSEGGELVGEIVSREYDTLGTGTFAYAKDPEGNIIEVQSWKKHKDSSAE; translated from the coding sequence ATGCGTTATGCACATACAAATCTCATCGCTAAAAACTGGCGATCTCTGTCGCTATTTTATCAAAAAGTATTTGAATGCAAGCCAGTTCCACCTGAACGGAATTTGAAAGGTGCATGGTTGGAACGCCTGACAGGCATGCCGGATGTTCATATCGTTGGTGAACATCTGAGATTGCCAGGATACGACGATGCGGGTCCGACTCTCGAAATATTCAGTTATGACACTTCAACTTCAGGAGTGCCAAAACTGAACCTCCACGGTTTTTCGCATATTGCTTTTGAAGTAGAAAGTGTCGCTGATACGGTTAAATTACTGCTTAGCGAGGGAGGCGAGCTTGTGGGGGAAATAGTCAGTAGAGAATACGACACATTGGGCACAGGAACTTTTGCATATGCAAAAGATCCAGAAGGAAACATCATTGAGGTACAGAGTTGGAAGAAGCATAAAGATAGCAGTGCAGAATAA
- a CDS encoding saccharopine dehydrogenase family protein — MANILIIGAGGVGSVVVHKCAQVAKEGGTFDKITLASRTVARCDAIAASVKARYGVDIATAKVDADNVPELCALIRSIKPDLVCNVALPYQDLHIMDACLECGVHYVDTANYEPLDTAKFEYKWQWAYAERFREAGLTALLGSGFDPGVTNVFAAWVMKHEMDEVHVLDIIDCNAGDHGQPFATNFNPEINIREVTARGRYWERGEWVETDPLSWSMNFDFPDGIGGKKCFLMYHEELESLVKNLKGLRRARFWMTFSDNYLNHLKVLGNVGMTRIDPVNFQGQDIVPIQFLAKLLPDPSSLGPLTKGKTCIGDLMRGVSGGKEKTVYIYNICDHEECYAEVGSQAISYTTGVPAMIGSKMVAEGTWRKPGVWNMEQFDPDPFLKDLGKYGLPWQCVDVTGKI, encoded by the coding sequence ATGGCGAATATCCTTATCATCGGCGCGGGCGGCGTCGGGAGCGTGGTTGTCCACAAATGCGCCCAGGTGGCCAAGGAAGGCGGCACTTTTGACAAAATCACCCTTGCCAGCCGCACGGTAGCCCGCTGCGACGCCATCGCCGCGAGCGTGAAGGCGCGCTACGGCGTGGACATTGCCACCGCCAAGGTGGACGCTGACAACGTGCCCGAACTCTGCGCGCTTATCCGCAGTATCAAGCCCGACCTTGTGTGCAACGTGGCCCTGCCCTATCAGGACCTGCACATTATGGACGCCTGCCTTGAATGCGGCGTACACTATGTGGACACGGCCAACTACGAACCGCTGGACACCGCCAAGTTTGAATACAAATGGCAGTGGGCCTACGCGGAACGCTTTCGCGAAGCCGGGCTCACCGCCCTGCTCGGTTCCGGCTTTGACCCCGGCGTCACCAACGTCTTTGCCGCCTGGGTCATGAAGCACGAGATGGACGAAGTGCATGTGCTCGACATCATCGACTGCAATGCCGGTGACCACGGCCAGCCCTTTGCCACCAACTTCAACCCTGAAATCAATATCCGCGAAGTGACCGCGCGCGGCCGCTACTGGGAGCGGGGCGAATGGGTGGAGACCGATCCGCTGTCCTGGTCCATGAATTTTGATTTCCCCGACGGCATCGGCGGCAAGAAGTGCTTTCTCATGTACCACGAGGAGCTGGAATCCCTGGTCAAGAACCTCAAGGGACTGCGCCGCGCCCGCTTCTGGATGACCTTTTCTGACAACTACCTCAACCACCTGAAAGTGCTCGGCAATGTGGGTATGACCCGTATTGACCCCGTGAACTTCCAGGGGCAGGACATTGTGCCCATCCAGTTTCTGGCCAAGCTGCTGCCCGATCCGTCCTCGCTCGGCCCCCTGACCAAGGGCAAGACCTGCATTGGCGACCTCATGCGCGGCGTCAGCGGCGGCAAGGAAAAAACCGTATATATCTACAATATCTGCGACCACGAAGAGTGCTATGCCGAGGTTGGTTCGCAGGCCATTTCGTACACCACGGGCGTGCCCGCCATGATCGGCTCCAAGATGGTGGCCGAAGGTACGTGGCGCAAACCCGGCGTGTGGAATATGGAGCAGTTTGATCCCGATCCCTTCCTCAAGGATCTGGGCAAGTATGGGCTGCCCTGGCAGTGCGTGGATGTGACGGGAAAGATTTAG
- a CDS encoding histone deacetylase yields MTEPWAGQRPATHSFPQVGAEAAFRAAQRLGVVFFPAFDWAISATHPEREERLLYTRDQLVEEGLFDIPGITEYRPAFASHAQLERVHFCLPTVRAVSTDSHLAAAGGAIRAARLVLEGHEDRAFALVRPPGHHAMRVVHGNRGFCNINNEAVMVEYIRDTYPHPDGRPLRIAIVDTDVHHGDGTQDVFWNDPHTLFISLHQDGRTLYPGTGFIKECGGPGALGRTINIPLPPETSDEGYLYAVEHAVLPILEDFKPDFIINSAGQDNHFTDPLANMKLSAQGYAALTKMLNPHVAVLEGGYAIRGALPYVNLAICMALAGLDAGDIREPGWTPQATRQDPKVGQYIARLCGQVRDCYFNPPAEPFEGRVEGRGQDRWWVRQKHIFYDTDMISEGQSEGWRLCADCSGLGRIETASDRVARSLCLLIPRHACPACRAKGQELAVEARKAGRYAHVLLLDGDAAGVMPDAGREHLRV; encoded by the coding sequence ATGACTGAGCCGTGGGCCGGGCAACGCCCGGCAACGCACTCTTTCCCGCAGGTGGGCGCAGAGGCCGCATTCCGTGCCGCGCAAAGGCTGGGAGTGGTCTTTTTTCCCGCTTTTGACTGGGCCATCTCCGCCACCCATCCAGAGCGCGAGGAGCGCCTGCTCTACACGCGCGATCAGCTTGTGGAAGAAGGGCTGTTCGATATTCCCGGCATCACGGAATACCGCCCCGCCTTCGCCAGCCACGCGCAGCTTGAGCGTGTCCACTTCTGCCTGCCCACGGTTCGCGCCGTGAGCACGGATTCGCACCTGGCAGCGGCAGGCGGGGCCATACGCGCCGCCCGCCTTGTGCTCGAAGGGCACGAAGACCGCGCCTTTGCCCTTGTGCGCCCGCCGGGGCATCACGCCATGCGCGTGGTGCACGGCAATCGTGGCTTCTGCAATATCAACAATGAAGCCGTCATGGTGGAGTACATCCGCGACACCTACCCGCACCCCGACGGCCGCCCCCTGCGCATCGCCATTGTGGACACGGACGTGCACCACGGCGACGGCACCCAGGACGTGTTCTGGAACGATCCGCACACGCTCTTCATTTCCCTGCATCAGGACGGGCGCACCCTGTATCCCGGCACGGGCTTTATTAAAGAATGCGGCGGCCCCGGCGCTCTTGGGCGCACCATCAACATTCCCCTGCCGCCGGAAACCTCGGACGAAGGCTATCTTTACGCCGTGGAACACGCGGTGCTGCCCATTCTGGAAGACTTCAAGCCGGACTTCATCATCAACTCCGCCGGGCAGGACAACCACTTCACCGATCCTCTGGCCAACATGAAGCTGTCGGCGCAGGGTTACGCGGCCCTCACAAAAATGCTCAATCCCCATGTGGCGGTGCTTGAGGGCGGTTATGCCATCCGCGGCGCTCTGCCTTACGTGAACCTGGCCATCTGCATGGCCCTGGCGGGGCTGGACGCGGGCGACATCCGCGAGCCGGGCTGGACGCCGCAAGCCACGCGCCAGGATCCCAAGGTGGGGCAGTACATAGCCCGCCTGTGCGGGCAGGTGCGCGACTGCTATTTCAACCCGCCCGCCGAGCCTTTTGAGGGCCGGGTGGAAGGCCGGGGTCAGGATCGCTGGTGGGTGCGGCAAAAGCATATTTTTTATGATACAGACATGATCAGCGAGGGGCAGTCAGAAGGCTGGCGGCTCTGCGCCGACTGCTCCGGCCTCGGACGCATCGAAACGGCGTCGGATCGCGTGGCCCGTTCGCTCTGCCTGCTCATACCGCGCCATGCCTGCCCGGCCTGCCGGGCCAAGGGACAGGAGCTTGCCGTGGAAGCCCGCAAGGCCGGACGCTACGCCCACGTGCTGCTGCTGGACGGCGATGCCGCAGGCGTCATGCCAGATGCCGGGCGCGAACATTTGCGGGTGTAG